The Nerophis ophidion isolate RoL-2023_Sa linkage group LG29, RoL_Noph_v1.0, whole genome shotgun sequence genome includes the window tatatatatatgtatgtatatatatatgtatgtatatatatgtatgtgtatatatatatgtatgtatatatatgtatgtatatatatatatatatgtatatatatatatgtatatatatatgtatatatatatatgtatgtatatatatatatatatatatgtatatgtatgtatatatatatatgtatgtatatatgtatgtatgtgtatatatatatatatgtatgtgtatatatatatatgtatgtatatgtatatatatgtatatatatatgtatgtatatatatatatgtatgtgtatatatatatgtatgtatatgtatatatatatgtatatatatatgtatgtatatgtatatatatatgtatgtatatatatatatgtatgtatatatatatatgtatgtatatatgtatctatatatatgtatgtatatatatatctatatatgtatgtatatatatatgtatgtatgtatatgtatgtatgtatatgtatgtatgtatatgtatgtatgtatatgtatgtatgtatatatatgtatatatatgtatatatgtatatgtatatatgtatatgtgtatatatatatgtgtatgtatatatgtgtatgtatatatgtgtatatgtatgtatatgtatatgtatgtatgtatatatgtatatatgtatgtatatatgtatatatatatatatgtatatatgtatatatgtatatatatatatatatatatatatatatatatatatatatatatatatatatatatatatatatatatatatatatatatatatatatatatatatatatgtatatgtatgtgtgtgtatgtatgtatatcttcaCATGTTTTACTATTTTAAAGGTTTTATTTTTACTTCGCAGCATTCCCAAGAGGGAGCTGTCTGCATCAGGGGTTATCGGCCGTGCTGTGGGGGCGCTTTGTGTaagcgtcctggtggccatggtcctGGTTACCCCCTGTTGCGGATGGCTCCTGTTTACTCACCTgcccctctgtactcagccacCGATTAACTTGTTCACATTACGTGCGATGATGGGGGATGTTTTGAAGTCTGTAAAGCActgtgttgcatttcttttatgtattaaAAGGTGTTGCatatattttatgtatgaaaTGATGAAGTTTTTGATGTATTCATATATTTCGTTCATGCCTGCTTCTTTCATTGCATTGCATCAAAGGCATGAAAAATGTTActaaataattttgaaaaaaaatacaatacacaTTTGAAAATTTGATAGGTATGTATAGTTAAAAACGTGCTGAAAATATTGACTGATATTCTTTTTaatagcttttgtttttttcccccctgttaTTTCCAGCTTGTTTCTGGAAGTACTGCGTGACCAATTAGACGCCAAGGAAGCACCAACGATACTCCATCACTGAAGGAAGCTCAAAAGAACATCTATTTTTTAAAAGTGGTCTGTTTTTGCGTGCCCTAATAAAGTCAGGTATCAGACACGGGAGTCTTGTGTTATTTTTGTTATTCACGCAAAAGTCACGCACCTTTTTATTCGTCACGCACCTTTTGATTCGTTTATTGGTGTAAAATGAACACATTACTGTTAGAAACAGAAGTGTTGTTTCTCCATACAAATTAATTTGACTGGCGTTGGAAATAGACTGTATGTACATTATAAACACAAATCTGCTAAATTAAATAACAGTCAATTACACAGTTGGCCTGTTTTTAATCAAACATTCTGAGATTTGGGCACTTAAGGGTGCGTTCACACTTGTTTTGGTTCCATTCGAACGTAATGTTAAAAACAAAATTGTGACGAATATGTAAAAGAAAGTGTCAATGCTGCTCTTTAAAAGGATATTTTAGAAGCTTTTGGTGAAATCCGAGCTGGAAATATACCAGAATCGAGACTTAACCAATGTATTCAAGACATTCCAGATAGCTTTGATTTGGAATACTTCATTACTATACCATGAAAGCTGTGCCCAATCAGTTctttaatgtttgtatttgttctCTGCTGCCCAGCCTTTGGTACCGCGAGAAAAACACCAGCATGGTAGCTTGGCGACTGGACCGCAGTCTGGAACCCCATGTGTGAACGCAGCCTAAAGATGTCTACAGGATCATCTTTGGCACACAGATCACGGCAATGATCTGGTTTACTTCCTGTTATTGGCCACGCCGAAGTAAACCTTCTCGATCTCGATGTTGGCCGGACACGTCTGCTTGAACTCTTCTCGCTCGTAGGCGTTGTGCAGGTATCGCCAGACGCCCGTCAGCTGCGGCGGGATGTCAAAGTCGCAGTATTTCTTGGCGGCCACCTGGAGTGAAACACAAAACGTTCAAATTGCAATGAAAAGCCGCCAAAAACCAGACCAGGTAAGGCTCCATAATGTCCGACAAGCTCACAGAAAATGAGATAATGCTCAAATTTGATAGATAAGGGTTTGTTCTGGGCGGCTCTGCATCATACTGACAGTTATACTCTGTTCTAGTAATCCCAACTGTCTCCAAGGGGAGTAAAATATTAGAAAGAGCTTTCAGTATGATGCAGTGCAACCTGTACCGAGATTAAAGAAGTCACTTATGTGGGGAAAAACATCTTAAAatacagttttgttttgttttttaatgtagaTTTTGTAGCTTCCAATGAACTGATGTCATTTGAATATTTATTATCGTTATTGTTATTATAGTGGTACTAACAGTAATAGTAAACACTTTTATGAATGATTTATctcagcaaaaaatatggtaaatggaACAGAAACAATTAAGTTATATGTATGTAAGCATGTTTATGGGGTTAGCGTTAATAtgagtatatactgtatttaagtttgtataaatgtatacatttaatataaatgtatacatgtatacaatatacaaatgtatgtaatagaaatgttttTTCTATTCACAATaaatattgactatatatatatatatatacatatgtataatatacataaatatatatatacatacacacattatatatttgtgtatatatatacatatacacatacatacattatatatacatttacacatatatatacacatacatacatatatgcatatacgtatatacatgtatacatatgttcatatatacacacacatatatatactgtatacatacacatatatatgcatatatactgtatacatataactTTACATAtataactcatatatatatatacacacacacacacatttacatacatatacatagatatacacatttatacataaatattatacataaatatgtatatatatatatatatatatatatatatatatatatatatatatatatatatatatatatatatatatatacgtatgtatatatacatatatcagtattttattttaagccaaaagtgtatatatatatattatatatatatataagtgtgtaagcatgcatatatatatatatattctctctatatatgtatgcatatatatatatatatatctcagtatTTTATTTAAAGCCAAAATTTGTATTAGAttgtaataagaaacatgtttttaatgtaccgtaaacatttttttgttaaagtaaagccaataatgccattatCTGAAGAaaatggtcccctttatttataaatgtatcaaaatacaaaacattttttctggtacaaccctaatataatttatatataattatatgtatatatataaaattgtgaatgtatatatatatataattgtgaatgtatatatatatatatatatacatgtgtatatatatatatatatgtgtatatatatatgtatatatatatatgtgtgtatatatatatgtatatatatatgtgtatatatatgtatgtatatatatatatatatatatacacccacatatatatagatatatatatatacatacatatacagtgttataattattgttataaatattgttttataaatatctcgcTCTAgtattttccatccattcatccatcttcttccgcttatccgaggttgcgTCGTGTctagtatcttttttttttagaattaaaacAAGCAATGTTATTATTAAAACCTAAAATCTGTGCATTTGCACGTACACCAATGTTGAATCACCCAAATCTGTTGCGTATTAATTACTGATAAGGCATCCTTTCATCATTAAAGCACGGTAGAAGCGACTGCGGATCATGTTTTGAACAATGTGTGTTTTCACCCTGATGACATGCAGTTTGGGCAGCAGGTTGCAGTCGGCTAAAGTGAGGCGGTCGCCATCCAGAAACTTCCTCTTGGAGACGGTGACACTTTCGTCTGAGTTGTGGTCGATCTCTTCTGGAAGAGGATAGTTCAGGTAGTTGTCCAGACGCTTAAACTCCCTTAGCAGATTTTTCTCCTGAACTGTAGACCCACAAACACTTTGTAATTAAAaaccttttactttttttttttttttaaatcaatgtttcatCTTTAAAGTAGATATGGCTGATACTATACGGATGTTGGTATCGATATTGGCAGCAGCAACCGTGTTCAGTATTTAGTCATCCATTTGATTCATAACAATATTGGACTCTTATTTGTTAAGGagtaaacatgtaataaacaaatGATATGCTGCTAAAACTGCAGCATAACGATCATTTCATGGATCATTCTCATCCCTTTTTTACTGCTTTTATTACTTTTATCAAGTTTTTCTACAATTATTCCCTGGAAAATTGTTAAATATTTTTGGGGCATCTGAATTGGATTAATCTGATTTACTAGATTTGTTATGGAACAAAATCACCAAGGTTTTTTTACTCAGACTTTTAAGTAGTGATGTTCGATaccacttggtatcggattgccGATCCGAAACCAAGAAAAATTCAAAATGTACCTAATGTGTCCATATTGAAAAAGTTGTGTATTTTAAATCATAACAAAGCATAAAGCATACAGTTATTTATTCATTGGTATTCATTATACATTGTTATATAATATCagtgtgtattattattgtttattattagatttgttacaatatattatttatttatctcaaACTCTGAAGTATATTAAGGTAGTGGAgtgaatagtaataataaaacagCCAAGCTAATATAACAAAATATGTGACtttaaaaatttgaaaaactTGTGTATTTCAAATATCATAGCATAAATCatagttatttattcattgttatttgtatcatatattatttaatatatactaTGTATTGTATGAGGTTTTTTCCTTATTGGCAACCAGAGACGTGGATCAGAGGAGTGTTGGCAAACAGGATGTAGAACGTAAAATAAATGTGTTGGACAGGAAATATTACAAAGTAGTGACTGTCATGTGTTTTTTTGGGGTCTTGactgttccaaaaaagtgcataGTGGCCCGCACAGCCTTCAACTTTTCTGTCTGCGGCCCttgctggaaaaagtttggacacccctgaaattGACACTTTGCCCAATTCCCAAGTTTAGTTACTTTTTAACATTGCGTTCCTGATAAAAACACAAATAACCAAAGTATCAAGAGGAGCGTTATTTGGATTTGAAAACATCTATTGGCAGTATCGCAATTTCAGTATTGATCCTTTTGATGAGTATTCCGAAAACCCAAGAGGGAGACGACAACTCACAGGCGTTATTTGGTGTGTTCTTGATGAAAGCCGAAAACTTTGCGAAAATGTCAGCGCCGACGTCAAAAGACTCCTTGTTCAGCGGGCTGAGGTGGGGATACCTGGAGAAGGATCACATCTTGGTTTTAACACACTCACACCGTAACTGTCATCCCCAGTACAAGACCTTTACCATAACCAATGTATATTATTgtggtttttttatttatttgattttttatattttatgtaattttaaaaaaaaaattttaaaataatttttgttgtttatttttttgttgttgttgaatttgATAAACCTttaagtgcaaagccataggctcacacaagttcagtaaatatttgttaatacattttttaagtttattttattttataaacctttatttataaattgcaacatttccAAACGAttgacaaataataataatataaaataagtacaaaaacagcgccagggggttgtaaactcaataaagtaactaaaatataactatatatatatatatgtatatatatatatatatatatgtatatgtatatacatacatatatatgtatatatatatatatatatatatatatatatatatatatatatatatacccatatatatatatatatatatatgtatatgtatatacatacatatatatgtatatataggtgtgggaaaaaatcacaagactacttcatctctacagaactgtttcatgaggggttccctcaatcatcaggagattttaatggaagcattcacatacaatggtttatatagagcacagagtgggtgtgtacaggcaggcgtagggtgtgagggttggctcatgtgttacctaggaggtgtttccgtctgtggcggcatgttgaaattatttcactgcgcttgttgagggatgatagatctggatgatatataataaacagtttctctttcaagcataggttgcatcttttattaccactgttgtaaggtgtgctggatgcaagaatttgccatgttattgaatattcaacattattgtctttgaggttccaaatgtgtttgctgagttctgtagaattctgcaaagtctggtttctaaaggaggcgttgtgattattccatcttgttttgaacgctccttcggttaatcctacgtacgtgtcggatgtgttaatgtccttgcgtattacctttgcttggtaaacgactgatgtctgtaagcacctgatgattgagggaaccccctcatgaaacagatctgtagagatgaagtagtcttgtgattttttcccacacctacatattgcgctctaccacggtatcgagcactattctctggataatccaatcaagatatatatgtatgtatatatatatatatatatatatatatatatatatatatatatatatatgtgtgtgtgtcttaattggattattcagagaatagtgctcgataccatggtagagcgcaatatgtatgtatgttcctTCAATcctcaggagattttaaaatctcttgaggattgagggaacccctcatgaaacagttctgtagagatgaagtaatcttgtgatttttcacacacacacacacacacacacacacacacacacacacacacacacacacacacacacacacacacacacacacacacacacacacacacacacatatatatgtatatatatatgtatatatatatgtatatatatatgtgtatatatatgtatatatatatatatatatatatatataaacaaagtgcaaagccaataaaaaaagtaaatttttttttttattttataatcttttatttataaattgcaacatttaaaaacaattgagaaataataatcaaaatcagtacaaaacagtgccagggggcTGCAaactcaaagtaactaaaatataacaaacaaacaaaaaatatttatacatacatacatattatatatatatatatatatacatacatattatatatatatatatatatatatatatattatatatatatatatacatactatatatatatatatatatatatatatatatatatatatatatatgtatgaaaaataaagtgcaaagccataggctcccACAAGTTcggtaaaaaattaaaatttgtgACACAGCATCAACCTTTTTACAGCTGTTTAGTCTTTTATTATTGTGCTTTGCAATAGTGAACGGAAATGAGGTGACGTCACACTTCCGGTTTACGCACTTGAGGCGGCCCCTTTGAATCCCGTTGCCACCAATCAATCATCCTCATCCCCGTCTGTCGCTAATCACAGTTGCTGTGTTCGCTTTGGCGTTTTTATGACCAACTTTATCCAACTATGAACAAACCTGCTCATGGCACACCCTCTTCATCTTTTATTTAGACCCTTCATCAGCCGTGAGTCAAAATTTTCCTTCATTATGTGTCAAAAGCCGGCAGCGTCCATCCAAAGTCAATAATGCTATATGCTAGCTTAACTTTCGATCTAAGTACGTCTTTAAACCCTAAAAGAGGGTTTAATTTAAGGTTACGTTATAGCCGAACATTTTACCAAAATGTATAAAGTCGAAAGGAACTCCAAGTTTTCTTTTTAGTTGGTCCATTTTGTTGTTAAAGTCCTGCAAATGACGCCCATTTGACATTGCAGTTCGTAAAAATAAAAGCACAAACCTGTTGCTTCAACATGAAAGTGATAActtgattatcaatcaatcaatcaatcaatgtatttttttaaatttcggcaatcttcacataaaacaaagaacaacaacaagaaaagaaaaaaaaaaccactcatttgagcaatgattgagccgaaagggtgtaggttgaagcaacgcttatataaaccaactccatcacaacaagaacaaggttcaaaatatataaaatctaaaacatgcttcacttatattacttttttttttaaacaatatataagcaacatatatgtagcacacgtctcatatacacagtttaacatttaaatcaaacatatacatttgtacataatatatattatatatacacaacttatttaaattccatataaagtggtaatatatacattttaatataacctatatgtataatgaTATCATAaattgtatctatatacatatatattattttctttctaaaacaatgtttgctcttctttcttatatttactaatgataaatgatttaaaaagctttttaaactggtttatgttggtgttgtgttttatttcatcctttaaacagttccatattttaacccctgctattgttatactcattcgtttctgcgttgttctacaatattggatcttaaaaagtagttctcctcttaaattataattcccttctctttgtaaaaatcttctctgtaaccctgttggaagtaaatctttacttgctttataaatcatttgggcagtcttgagttggatgagatctggtagttttaaatcaaatgtttttataaataatccactagtgtgttctcggggtcctgtgttatgtatcagtctgatggcccttttttgcattatgaatagtggttggatgttcgtcctgtatgtatttccccacacttctagacagtaactcaaatatggtaaaacaagtgatTAAAACTTGGTTTAACGCCAATTGATGGAATTAATACATATACAAAGTTCACTTCTGATTTCTGAATTGACAATTTTGACATTACATCGAATAGCTAATGAGATGTGTATGTATCAAGtgatgtcatcaatcaatcatcaattaatgtttatttatatagccctaaatcacaagtgtctcaaagggttgcacaaaccacaacgatatcctcggtagagcccacataagggcaaggaaaaactcaccccagtgggatgtcggcgacagtgacaatggtgactatgagaaaccttggagaggaccgcatatgtgggcaacccccaaatacttattttccaccataatttacaaataaattctttaaaattcctgcaatgtgaattcctggatttttttccacattctgtctctcacagttgaagtgtacctatgatgaaaattacagacctctgtcatcattttaagtgggagaacttgcacaatcgctggctgactaaatacttttttgccccactgtagaagcgagagtcccatccaaagtgggggcggatcagcagcgcagagatgtccccagccgatacacaggcgagcggtccatcctgggtcccgactctggacagccagtacttcatccatgtaccggtatataatatatttaatttattgaaTGCAATTTATTTTTGATACTGCTCTGTGAAATGTGGCCATAATTGTGTCATGTACCTAAACTTATACAAACTTTATTGATTcagaagggaaattgttccacacagtagtccagttacaaaggatggaaaggtaatgcaggtataaagtcgactaaaaatgtacaatataaaatatagcatatctg containing:
- the clic2 gene encoding chloride intracellular channel protein 2 is translated as MMASRQISEKEPNIELFVKAGHDGENLGNCPFCQRLFMVLWLKGVKFTVTTVDMRKKPAELKDLAPGANPPFLLYNGTLKTDFIRIEEFLEQTLAPPRYPHLSPLNKESFDVGADIFAKFSAFIKNTPNNAFQEKNLLREFKRLDNYLNYPLPEEIDHNSDESVTVSKRKFLDGDRLTLADCNLLPKLHVIRVAAKKYCDFDIPPQLTGVWRYLHNAYEREEFKQTCPANIEIEKVYFGVANNRK